GACGTGGCGCAACGCGCGGTCGTTCGTGTCGAGCGCGCGCTTCCACACGACCCGCGTGGCGTCGATGGACAGGGCGTTCCCGTGGTGGAGGTGGGCGTCGACGAGCGTCGCAAGGAGGTTTGCCGCCGCGCCGACGGCGTGGAAGTCGCCCGTGAAGTGCAGGTTGATGTCCGTGCGCGGGAGCACCTCGGAGGCGCCGCCGCCCGTGGCCCCGCCCTTCAGCCCAAAGACCGGCCCCAGCGAAGGCTCGCGAAGCGTCGCGATCGCGCGGCTCCCGCGCTGGCAGAGCGCCTGCGCAAGGCCGATCGTCGTCGTGGTCTTTCCCTCGCCGTGCTTGGTAGGCGTCATGCCCGTCACGAGGACGAGCTTTCCGCGCGGCGCGCGACGAAGGCGGGCCACGAGATCGAGCGACAGCTTGGCCTTGTGGTGCCCGTACGGCTCGAGGTCCGTCTCGGGGATGCCAAGCTCGGCCACGACCTCTCGCAGCGGGCGCATGCGGCCTCCGCCATGCGGCGCCTGGAGCTTAATACCGATCGATCTCGAGGATGGGCTCCTGGGTGGAGAAGAACTTGCCCACGCGCTCGCTGGAGACCGCTTGGATGCCGCGGAAGACGATGTCCACGATCTGGCCGGGCCGTCCCACGTACTTCACCTCGTAGCCAAATCGCAGGGCCACGGCGCGGAAGATCGCGTGCTTGCTCGTGTTGCACTGGATGCCCGCCCACTTGCCCTCGTCCACCTTGGGCGGGCCGGAGACGATGAGCCAGTTGTAGAGGGGCCGGTTGCGGCCGCGGACGTGCACGAGACGATCGTAGCTGTACGTCTCGCGCACGGTGGGCGAGAGGTACCGGTTGACCTCGTCCTTGGAAAGGCCGGTGAGCTCCGCGATGCGGCGCAGCGACTGCGTGCCGTCGCCGTTGTGGCCGCCGTCGGCTTCCACCTTGAGGTCCGAAAGCGCGCGGATGAGCTTCAGGCAGTCCGTCTCGACCTTCTGGATGGCCGCCGCTGGACCCTTGGACGAAGGCGTCGAAGCGCTGGGCGGCTGCATCGTTTCGCAAACCGTGTGGGCTCCCATAATGGTAAGCGTTTCGGGCGCGCAACGCTAAGCGTTCGGGCGAAGCGGGCGAAGCGTCGAAACGCCGAGGGGCGGACGGGGCCCAGGGACGGCCGCTCGACTTTTATGACCCTAAAGCGGCCGGGCCGTCGACGCCGCCGCACGAAACACCTTTATATGATGACGTTGGCGCGTGCGTGTCTCGTATAGTGTGATTGCTGCTTCTGAGAGCCCCTGCCTGCGAGCGAGGGCTCTGCCGCGATACGTTTTTGCAGCATAGCCCCGTGGCGTCCCCGTGGCGCGCGCCGCATCGCTGCTTCTCCTCCTCGCCCCGCTGCTTGCCGCCGGCCTTGCGACGGGCGCCCATCCGGAAGGCCTGGAGCACGTGCGTCTGGTCGAGGGAAGGCTCGATCCGGGCGCGCGGGCAAGCTTCGACGCGGAGTTCAACGGCCGCGAGCTGTCGGCCGGCTGGATCTGGATCCTGAACGCGCGCGTGCAAAGCGACGGCGCGCCGCTTTTGGCCGCGCTTGCGCACGGCGGGACCGAAGTCGCGCGTTGGTCCATCCCGCCCGGCGATACGTTTGTGGCAAGCGTGCGCTTGCCGGTGACGGCGCGTTACAATCTGACGCTAGCGAACGAAGGCGACGGGCCGCTGTCGTTTGCGTTCTACTTCGACCAGTCCTGCAATTGCCTGGGCAAGATCGTGCCGCCGGAGCTCCTGCGCGGCGTCGTCGTGTTCAACGCGGATCTGGAGGAGGGCGACGAGCTCGAGGTGACGGTTCCTGACCCGCCCGCCGTGGACCTCCACGTGCGCGCGATGCGTCTTTCGCCGGGAACGGCGGGCCGGTACCCGCAGGACTTCGTGATCCTGTGGGATTCGCCCGCGGGACCAGAGCGCGCGGATCACGTGTGGCAATTCCGGGCGCCGGCCACGGACCGCTACTACTTCTTTGCGACCGCCGCCGCTCGTGCCGCCGAGCACGCCGATCCTGCGGATTCGGCGGTGGTCCCCACGTTCCGGTTCGTCTCCGCGGGCACGTCGGGAACGGGCGATCCGGGCTGCCAGCCGCCCGGCTCGTGCCCGAGCACGCCGTGGCTCGAAGCGGCGGCGACGGGAGCCATCCTTGCGCTTGCCGCAGCGACGATGCGGAAGCGTCGTTGACCGCTCGCGGTCGGCGCGATAACTATTTCAAGAAGGGCCCGTTGTCACGCCCACCAGTATGGAGCCCCGCTTGCTGCGGTTCCGGCGTCTTGCGCTCCTTACGGCCGGCATCGCGCTTGGCCAGATCGTCCTTGGAGGCTACACGGCGTCCACGGGCTCGGGCCTGGGCTGCGGCGAGGATTGGCCGCACTGCAACGGGGCCATCGTGCCGGGCTTGTCGGTCACGACCGAGGTGATCGAGTACGCGCATCGCGTGTGGGCCGTCGTATTGGGGCTCGCCGGTCTCGTGCTCCTCTCCGAGGCGATCCGGCTTCGGCACCGCACGCCCGAGGCGGCCAAGGCCGTGTTCCTGGCCGCGGGCCTCTTCGCGTTCCAGGCCGTGCTGGGCGGGCTTGTCGTCATGACGACGCTTCGCCCCGAGCTTGTGGCGCTGCACGCCGGATTCGCCTCGCTCCTGTTCGTTTCGATCGCCGCTGCTTGGCTTCTCGCGCGGGAGCCGAAGCCGGCGCCGGCGTCGCCTGCGGTCGGCGCCGCGGCGGCGCCGTCGCCGTGGGCGATCGCCGTGAAGGATTACCTTCTCCTTCTCAAGCCGGGCATCCTGTTCCTCCTCGTCCTCACCGGCATCACGACCATGCTCGTGGCCGGCGGGCTCTCGGTCACGCTTCCGCAGATCGGGTGGACGCTTCTGGGCGGCGCGCTCTCGGCCGCTTCGGCAAACGTCCTCAACGGGTACCTCGAGCGCGACCTCGACGCGACCATGGTGCGCACGCGCAACCGGCCCCTTCCCGCCGGTCGGGTGCCGCCCTCGCACGCGCTTGCCCTCTCCGTTCTCTTTGGCGTGGCAAGCGTGGGCGTCTTTGTGGCCTTCGTGAACCCGCTCTCGGCCTTGCTTGCCGTCGGCGGCATCTTCTTCTACGTCGTCGTGTACACGTCCTGGCTCAAGCAGCGGACACCCCAGAACATCGTGATCGGCGGCGCGGCCGGATGCTTCCCGGCGCTTGTCGGTTGGGCCGCCGTGACAAACGAGATCGCCGCGCCGGCGCTTCTCCTGGGCCTTCTCGTGTTCCTGTGGACGCCGCCCCACTTCTGGGCGCTTGCGCTCATCTACAAGCAGGACTACGCGTCGGCGCGCGTGCCCATGATGCCCGTCGTGCGCGGCGAGGGAACGACCAAGCGGCAGATGTTCCTCTACAGCGTGCTCCTCGTCGCCGCCACGCTCCTCTTCTATTGGCCGCTTGGCACGCTCGGCTGGTTCTACCTTGGGCTTGCAGTTGCGCTTGGCGCGCCGTTTGTCTGGCTGGCCTGGCGCGTGCTGCGCGAGCCGGGTCTTGCCGCAAGCCGCTCGCTCTTCCGCTACTCCGTCTGGTACCTCGCCCTGCTGTTTGCGGGCATGGTGCTCGACAAAGTGGCCTTCGCGTCGCCCGCCTAGTCCACCGGGCACCGTTCCGCAACGACCATGGCCGTGGCGAGCGCAGGAAGACGCATGGATCCGTTCGCACGGCGTCGGACGTTCCTGCTGGCCGGCTTTGGCCTCTCCATCCTCGTCGGCGGCTTCCTCATGGTCGACAGCGCCCGCCGCGGGCTGTGGAACACGACCTCCGTGGGCGTCGTCGTCGTCATGGCGCTCCTGGCGCTTGCGGTTGCCGTTCCCGTCCTTCTCACGCTTCGGGCCGAGCGCGTGCCGCTGCGCCTTCCGAACCACGGCCGTTACTTCCGGCCCAGCAGCGGGCACGCCATCGGAAGCGTGCTCATCCTCGTCGCGGCCGTCTGCGCGATCCTGTACGTCTTTGTCGTGCGGGAGAGCTTCGTCGCGCCCATCCTCGCCGGCGCGACGTTTGCGTGCGGCGTCGTGGGCCTCATGTACACCCATCGGTTCGGATACTTCGTGGACGAGAACGAGCGGCCCGACGCA
The sequence above is drawn from the Candidatus Thermoplasmatota archaeon genome and encodes:
- a CDS encoding heme o synthase, which codes for MEPRLLRFRRLALLTAGIALGQIVLGGYTASTGSGLGCGEDWPHCNGAIVPGLSVTTEVIEYAHRVWAVVLGLAGLVLLSEAIRLRHRTPEAAKAVFLAAGLFAFQAVLGGLVVMTTLRPELVALHAGFASLLFVSIAAAWLLAREPKPAPASPAVGAAAAPSPWAIAVKDYLLLLKPGILFLLVLTGITTMLVAGGLSVTLPQIGWTLLGGALSAASANVLNGYLERDLDATMVRTRNRPLPAGRVPPSHALALSVLFGVASVGVFVAFVNPLSALLAVGGIFFYVVVYTSWLKQRTPQNIVIGGAAGCFPALVGWAAVTNEIAAPALLLGLLVFLWTPPHFWALALIYKQDYASARVPMMPVVRGEGTTKRQMFLYSVLLVAATLLFYWPLGTLGWFYLGLAVALGAPFVWLAWRVLREPGLAASRSLFRYSVWYLALLFAGMVLDKVAFASPA